The following DNA comes from Heptranchias perlo isolate sHepPer1 chromosome 42, sHepPer1.hap1, whole genome shotgun sequence.
TTATGAACCATGAGTGAGACTGGAGTTTGTTTTCATGGGATCCCAGGTCAGTTCTGGTACATGGATCATGTGGCTATTCTTTAGGCTATGTCAACTTGGGGGCAAGACATAGATTCCAACCAGACCCTGTCTTTATACAACAGGTACACTCTGCAGCTAGAATCGCTGGTTGGGATCAGAGCCAGGTATGGGTGATTGATTATGGTCTGTCCAGTTGTGGGGCACAGTGAGGACAACTAACCCAGCACAAACTCGCGGCAGAACCACAAACCATTGCAATCTGTACCTTTCAGCACCACGTCACATGATGACTTTTCACCCAGACTTGAAGGGAACTCACCCCAAAGGAGTGCTTTAATCATTGGTTCGCATTTCACTGCACACCCTGCATGAGACATCTGGCAAAGGAACAGCAATTCTTGGGTCTGTCCCTGCTACACTCAGTTAATGTTAAATACTTCCTGGTATGCAAAGCAGATCACATATTATTCAAAGCAAAGTAACCTTGTGGCACTTCTGTTAATTTCCGACCCACACAAGAGGAAGATCGAGCAGTCAACAACTGTCAAGTTGAAGACTTAAGGTGGATGTGCAAAGTGTTAGATCTCTGTCACTTTGCTTGTTTATCTCTGCAGTTAGGAAACATGTTACGGTGTATGAGAGAACACGGTGAAGAAAGCAacaaggcttcaggaggacatagacagactggtgaaacgggcaaaCACATGggagatgcaatttaacacagaagaTTGAAGTGatgcataaactaaatggtactattataaagagggtgcaggaacagagacctgggagttGACGTACACAAATGtttgagggtggcaggacaagttgagaaggctgttaaagaaagcAAGCCTTTacaacagagtacaaaagcaaggaagttatgttaaacctttaaaaATCACCGACTACGCccaagctggagtattgagttcaattctgggcaacacactttaggaaggaggtcaaggccttagagagggtgcagagaagatttactagaatggtaccaggaatgtggGACTCTGTTATGTGGAGAaacaagagaagctggggttgttctccttagagcagcgaaggttgggggaaatttaatagaagtgttcaaaattgtgaagggttttaatagagtaaataaggagaaactatgtagaattatatagaatgtacagcacagattcaggggCTTTCGACCCGAaaggccagtgtttatgctccacatgagcctcctccctccctatttcgtctaactctatcagcatatccttctattcctttctctctcatatgtttatctagcttccccttaaattcatctatgctattcacctcaactactccttgtggtagcaagtcccacattctaaccactctctgggtaaagaagtttctcctgaattccctattggatttattactgactatcttatatttatggcccctagttctggtttccctcACAAGTGAAAACACcttccctacgtctaccctatcaaatcctttcataatcttaaagacctctatcaggtcacccctcagtcttctcttatctagagaaatgagcccctgcctgttcaatctttcctgataggtataacctctctgttctggCATCATCTCAGCAAATCCTTtcagcaccctctccagtgcctccatatcccccttataatatggagaccagaactgttcacagcaccCCAAGTGCGGTCCAATCGAGGTTCCCTACAAGTTCAACACAACCTCTCAGCTCTTCAAATCCATTACTCCAGAAATGAATCCCAATGCTCGTCCTGCTCTAACTGTggacttattaacctgcatcaccacCTTTAGTGATTCATTTACCCGTACCcccaatccctctgctcctctaccccatctagtctcttattttccaaggagtatgtggcctctccactcctcccaccaaaatgcaccaccccaCATCCACCTACATTGAAATTCACTGCCAATTGCACgctcattctgcaaatttattaatgtctgcctgtattttgtcgcaatatataaaaaatcaatagaaaaaggaatagtgccagaggactggtgaaaagcaaatgtaattcctatcttcaaaaaggAAGGTAGAAGGAATCTAGGGAACTGTAGTGGTAAAAAAGATACTAAAATCTTTGCTAAAGGATCAGATACCAAAATCTCTAGAGACGGAGATAATAACAAAAAATAATCAGCTGATCCCAGCTacagtggcaggatttgaactcatgactccagattactagtccagtaacataaccactatgcgacCGTACCCGTATTTTGATGAAAGTTTCTAATTATTACTTTGCTGGGCTTCTCAACAGATccattgtaaaaacagaaaatgctggagacgctcagcacgtcaggcagcatctgtggagaaagaaacagagttaacgtttcaggtcgaagaccattCGTCAAAACTGAAAGATGTTAaataagtttttgagcaagtacagaaccgggggaagtgggggagggaggggaggacagaACAAAAGTGAAGGCCCGTGATAGgttggagggcacgagtgattaagtgacaaaggggatgatggtgcaaggcaaggagggtgataatgggacaggttaagaaacaaaagattgatcaggagtagctgtaaatggcagcagcagaaccattaccagcactagctgatccAATAGTTGCATCGGTGTCTTTCTACACTAATATTGTGactctgattttttaaaatctaaatctTTTGGTGAGGTAACTCTGACCCTgactaattttttttcaaaaaatatactttattcataaaatttgtagcaaaacatacaatacagttgtcatatcacattccaaacatacacgatacagattatacaatttgcaggttacatcaagtacagttcaatgaacacattgtatgtaattacagttcatgacactctggggtgtctcattgcattatactcaatacagattattgattacagattcatttcaggtacattacagattcattacaggtacattacagcaatttgaatgttacattctgcccggggttttttttccctgattgcagcccctcggcatacaatggcgggaaggctctaaacggttgcctttccccacagagcctttgcggcggccgcacccgtcctcagtgcgtccctgagcacgtagtcctggatcttggaatgtgccagtcttcAACACTCGgccgaggacagctccgtgcactggaagaccagcaggtttcgggcagaccaaaaggcgtctttcaccgagttaatggtcttccagcagcagttgatgtccgtctcggtgtgcgtccccgggatcagcccgtagagcacagagtcctgtgttacggaactgctctggacgaacctggacagataccactgcatctctctccagaccctgACTAATAAACAAGTTTGCTTTAGTTAATACCTAATCTGGCTCATTCAACAGGAATTCCTGGCTGGTCGCTGTCTAACGGGAGCCAACACTGCTCTGTCAGGATGGAGAGACCCCGACTCGCTACCGTCGCAGTTTGCTTATTTCTATCTGCTGGTGAGGGTGACTTTCCAATGTCGTTATTGGGAATTAAACAGGAAGCGAGAAAAAGTTAAATACAACTTAAATTACTAACAGAGACCCCGATTGTGAAATCTGCACCGTCCAGTCTACATTTAGTTTTTATTTAGATAAATTGGTTCGATGTTAACACTTTTATTTTCCCCTGCAGTTGAATCTCGGGGTTTAATCATCTCGGTGGAGCAGAGTTGCATGAATGCGGCAATGGGAGACACTGCGCTCCTGTCCGTGAGGCCGTGTGGGAAGCTGAGGAATCACAAAGAGGTggaaatcacagagtggatcaggaCACAGCCATATGTACATAATGATTACACGGGACGGCTGAAGCTGGTGCTGCTGAACGTATCTCTCCTGCACCAGGCAGTGAGTGCATCAGACAGTGGAGGGTACACTGTTACCATGACCCCTTACACAGGCAATTCAGCAACAGTGAAGATCGATCTGTGTGTATTCTGTAAGTAGCAACAATATTTTGTTTGTCGAATGATTGGGAAGCAATGAACCATAAACTACAGGGAAAAAAAATAACAGTGTTAacatctaagaacataagaaataggagcaggagtaggccaatcggcccctcgagcctgctccgccattcaataagatcatggttgatctgatcctaacctcaaatctaaattcatgtccaatttcctgcccgctccccgtaacccctaattccctttacttctaggaaactgtcgatttctgttttaaatttatttaatgatgtagcttccacagcttcctggggcagcaaattccacagacctactaccctctgagtgaagaagtttctcctcatctcagttttgaaagagcagccccttattctaagattatgccccctagttctagtttcatccatccttgggaacatccttaccgcatccacccgatcaagccccttcacaatcttatatgtttcaataagatcgcctctcattcttctgaactccaatgagtagagtcccaatctactcaacctctcttcatatgtccgccccctcatccccgggattaaccgagtgaaccttctttgtactgcctcgagagcaagtatgtcttttctaatGTCTAATAATTAAGGCGAGCTGCAGCGCCTGTCGTTACCGTCCGTTCTGCTCTTTAGATAACCCACGGCCTTTTACCATAGCCGCTGTGATTGTGCAACACTCCATGTAGTTTTAAGCAGCTAAATAATTTAGGTTAATTAGATGCACATTGATGGATGATAATATGTGTTCTTTAACTGAATGGACAGCTCCCACTCTCTGCTTTTAATGATGGTTTCTATGTATTACTTTGCTGGGTTTGTCAACATCCAATAGTTGCATTGGCGTCTTTTTACATTAATATTGTggactgattttttaaaatctaaacttTCGGCTCCTGTCAGTGAGGTAACTCTGACCGGGACTCATATCCACATTTGCTTTAGTTAATGTTTAATCTGGCTCATTGAACAGGAATTCCTGGCTGGTCGCCATCTATAAAGGGAGCGGACATGGATGGAGAGACTCTGACTCGCTGTTGTTGCTGTTTAGTTATTTCTGTCTGCTGGTGAAGGTGACTGTCTCATGTCGGTATTGATGATTAAACAGGAATCGAGGAAAAGTTAAATACATCTTATGAAGTTGCTGTCGTACCTTCACAGTAGTGGAAGGATTGGTGGGCTGATTAACAATCTGACAAGCCGCAGCATGAAGGTCTCTGAACGCCATATGAATGTAAAATGGCTAGTCCTATgttagagaaacatagaaaataggagcaggagtaggccattcggcccttcgagcctgctccgccattcaatatgatcatggctgatcctcgatctcaataccatattcccgctctctccccataccccttgatgacttttgtgtctagaaacctatccagctccttcttaaatatattcagtgacttggcctccacagccttctgtggtagagaattccacaggttcaccaccctcggagtgaagaaattattcctcatctcagtcctaaatgtcctaccccgtaccctgagactgtgacccctcgttctggacccccaaaccaggggaaacatcctccctgcgtccagtctgtccagccctgtcagaattttatatgtttcaatgagatatgtTTCAATGTTGCATCCCAAACTGACTTCTCACCCCatctatcctctccatcacaaagacttccTAATTTCACCTCCGTAACTTCGCCTGTCTTggctcttagctaacagtctcttatatgggtctttatcaaatgccttctggaagtccatataactaacatccattgacattccccaggaccagatggtttccatcccagggttttaaaggaagtaggtgagcacattgcagatgccctaactataatctttcaaagttcctagattcaggaaccatccctctagattggaaaattgcacgtcactccactttttaagaaaggagagagagggaaaccagggaattatagatcagttagcctaacatctgttgtggggaaaatgctggagtctataattaaggatagggtgactgaacacctcgaaaattttcagttaatcagagagagccagcatggatttgtaaaaggtaggtcgtgcctgacaaacctgattgaattttttgaagaggtgactaatgtagtggactggggaatgtcaatggatgttatttatatggacttccaaaaggcacttgataaagtcccacataagagactgttagctaagatagaagcccatggaatcgagggaaaagtacagacatggttaggaagttggctgagcgaagggCGTCAGAGAGTTGATTTGTGGATCAGAGTTCTCTGCAGTACAGATGTAGTGTTGCTGTGGTTGGAGTtgaggcagtgtagagggagctttactctgcatggaAACCGTGCTATACCTGAACAAGGAGCCCTTGATAGGACAGGATGGAAGGAGCTTTAACCTTCATCTAACTGCTATACCTGACCCAGGAATATCTGATAGTCGAGTGCAGAAAGGTATTCACTCTGCTTCTAACCCTTGCTctatctgacctgggagtactCGATAAAAGGTCCTTTATTCTACTCATGCCTAGTGCTATAActgaagtgcttgatgctgagaCTGGGTGATGTAATTGATGAGGTGACCTCATCAATTACATCatctctttccagtgctatattagtttatttgatcaatactgccacccctccccctctttcccttccctatctttcctgaataccatgtagccaggaatattaagtacccaatcctccccttctttgagccaggcctcTGTTATTCCCACTATAATCACAGTCCCAcatggcgacttgtgcctgcagctcgccAACCTTATTCACCTCGCTGCAGTCGCAGGTTGGGCACCCCTCGTCTAGAAAACATCCCATTGTCTCATGAATGGGCTGTGGGCGTGGCCGGTGGGATGGGTGGAATCTATTTATTTGTCTCTTGTGGCGGAACTCCTTCTGTTCCCTAAATTCCAAATGATAGAAAGAAATTTCCGCTTGGGGTGAGACTGCGCCAAGACAGAAGGGCAGAGGAACTTTGTGTGGAGGTTGAATCACACTGGATGCGGAGTTGcttagtggagaggatggatgaGAGGACTGGGCAACATGAAGGCAGTGGAGCAGTCTTGGTTGGAGACAATAAGGAGATAGAAACACAGCCGAGGAGGGTGCTAGAGATACTCAAAGAAGGAAGAAGTGCCGAGGATTAAGGGCACAGATAAGATAAAACCTTGCTTTCGCACTGCTTCCATGGTGAGTGGGTATGGCCGTCAAGTCAGCCCCAGCGAGGGGAAAGTGCGGTCACCTCATGACCCAGCTGCAGACCGGCCTGGAATGTTAATGcacccatccaggacaaaattgtAAACGGAGAGCGCATTGTTCGCAAGGGAACGGATATTCTGCAGTTCAATATGGAGACACTCTGGAAGAATCGGGGGGAGGGAAAGTGGGACAGGGAACAGGTTGGAGAGATTTACCGCTGGACAGTGAAGTGGGGTCAATTAAGATGAGAGAGTTTGCGTTGATGCCCTGATAGGAGCCCCTGGTGATTAGCGCCATGTGCGAATTGAGGGATGCCCAAACCGCAGTCTGAAGTATAATGTTGGACAAAACGAATTCCTGTGTGTGGGAGGGAAAAAAACACTTTCTTAGGAATATCTGTAATCTCGTCTTCAATATTTGACAGTCTAAATCAAAGAACGCACAGGAAATCGATTTACGCGCGCGTTTAATGCGTATGTCTGTTTTGTAGGTTCCATTCAGTCAGATACTGGAACATGCACGGCCGTTGCGTCAACTTTGGGGGTTATCGCGGGTTTGGCTCTAATCACTGTAGGACTTCTGGTCTTTAAAACGCGGAGAATGGCGCTGAAAGAAAGATCCGGTAGGTGAAAGTTGCAATAAAAGCTGTGCATTCTCCGCGAGCACCGAACAGTTAATATTGATTGTGTCACCGATATCGATGTCGCGAAATGATGATCAGTTTCCAATCTAAAGAGTATTCGGGACCTGACTAATaaagggaggggggcgggggggaggcagCATTTCCTGAGTCCCTGTGCTGGCGGGAGGTTTATCCCCAAAATCACGGTTGCAATGatggtgattttccatccatacgCAGTGCGCTACAAGGAACTCCCCACCGGTTGTGTGAGAGATCAGAAAATTCGACCATGGACTTGATAAATACAATTGCCACAGGCAAGTCCAGATATTGTTCTCTATGTTCCTACTGCAGAGTGTTTTAGCGTGATGACACGCCAATTCTTCGTCTGCTATTTGAATGGGTCGGTTATCATAACAGAGAGAGGAATAACGAACCAACTTGCAGCACTTTCATATCCCACTGTCACAAATTCCAGGCTGCACAAAGTACAGGAATTGTTATTCCCAAACTCTCAGGAAATTCCAACAAAGTTCAACTGTAGCCAGCAGAACTGTGTCACTTTCTGCACTGAgtcggatttttttttattattcgttcatgggatgtgggcgtcgctggcgaggctgacatttattgcccatccctaattgcccttgagaaggtggtggtgagccgccgccttgaaccgctgcagtccgtgtggtgaaggttctcccacagcgctgtta
Coding sequences within:
- the LOC137306186 gene encoding uncharacterized protein isoform X1, whose amino-acid sequence is MERPRLATVAVCLFLSAGEGDFPMSLLGIKQEARKIESRGLIISVEQSCMNAAMGDTALLSVRPCGKLRNHKEVEITEWIRTQPYVHNDYTGRLKLVLLNVSLLHQAVSASDSGGYTVTMTPYTGNSATVKIDLCVFCSIQSDTGTCTAVASTLGVIAGLALITVGLLVFKTRRMALKERSESYTVATVTGTLGTLPIYESCMPSVNEKQECKNQGQPDSNYMALQFRNESVYHELKRV
- the LOC137306186 gene encoding uncharacterized protein isoform X2, with amino-acid sequence MERPRLATVAVCLFLSAVESRGLIISVEQSCMNAAMGDTALLSVRPCGKLRNHKEVEITEWIRTQPYVHNDYTGRLKLVLLNVSLLHQAVSASDSGGYTVTMTPYTGNSATVKIDLCVFCSIQSDTGTCTAVASTLGVIAGLALITVGLLVFKTRRMALKERSESYTVATVTGTLGTLPIYESCMPSVNEKQECKNQGQPDSNYMALQFRNESVYHELKRV